The Raphanus sativus cultivar WK10039 chromosome 2, ASM80110v3, whole genome shotgun sequence genome includes a region encoding these proteins:
- the LOC108840227 gene encoding 50S ribosomal protein 6, chloroplastic-like: MSLSAIFGTGNVTVAASPALRQFQIPKLGNGGGLGMVIECSSRPQKKSTAHHRKTRPKKTQPWDIKRKPTVYAPLPPLPPDWIPLALSSDDSGATSAGDLVSGAAA; encoded by the coding sequence ATGTCTCTGTCAGCGATCTTTGGCACTGGAAACGTCACTGTTGCTGCTTCTCCTGCGCTCCGCCAATTCCAAATTCCTAAACTGGGAAACGGAGGAGGATTGGGAATGGTGATAGAGTGTTCGTCGAGGCCGCAGAAGAAATCTACGGCTCATCACAGGAAGACGAGGCCGAAGAAGACGCAGCCTTGGGACATCAAGAGAAAGCCTACTGTTTAtgctcctcttcctcctctcccTCCGGATTGGATTCCGCTCGCTCTTTCTTCCGACGACAGTGGTGCCACCTCCGCCGGAGATTTGGTTTCAGGCGCCGCCGCATAG